The Manis javanica isolate MJ-LG chromosome 4, MJ_LKY, whole genome shotgun sequence genome contains a region encoding:
- the CDCP2 gene encoding CUB domain-containing protein 2, translating to MLGELGSYLLLALALVGPGPRAQAMKGVKCGGVLSAPSGNFSSPNFPKLYPYNMECSWLIVVAEGSSVLLTFHSFDLEYHDTCGFDFLEIYNGASGDQGNLLGRFCGQVPPPPFTSSWHVMSVIFHSDKHVASRGFSAGYQKDVCGGILTGLSGVLTSPEYPNNYPNNMECHWVVRTTGPATVKLVFVDFQVEGNEECTFDYVAVLGGPGPAHGHHYCGSTRPPTLVSLGHELQVVFKSDFNIGGRGFKAYYYSGGCQEVYTAVRGNFSSPQYPHSYPNNIRCHWIIRQPPGYRVKVFFLDLELEGPNSLTRTCDFDHLAAFDGASEEAPLLGSWCGHHLPPPITSRHNQLLLLLHTDRSTTRRGFSVAYIGVVPVNVSCSRTDFQILISAQALAPLERTKVYLGSRSCTAQEVGSTFRIQARFDTCGTESQRRNHTSVIVSMLYIDFSAGGQEDIHEYEVRCKPRRKEASVHLLSGSDWLGPYAATAEHLQEAPPRDEAEALEGPIAMVAQDPSDIVFLGLCILAGVLMVIAIVVLMLL from the exons GTGTCAAATGTGGGGGTGTGCTCTCAGCACCTTCTGGAAACTTCTccagccccaacttccccaagcTCTACCCCTACAACATGGAGTGCAGCTGGCTGATCGTAGTGGCCGAGGGCTCCTCGGTGCTGCTCACCTTCCACTCCTTTGACCTGGAATACCACGACACCTGTGGCTTCGACTTCCTGGAGATCTACAACGGGGCGTCAGGAGACCAGGGGAACCTGCTGGGGAGATTCTGTGGCCAGGTGCCCCCGCCACCCTTCACCTCCTCCTGGCATGTTATGTCTGTCATCTTTCACTCAGACAAGCACGTGGCCAGCCGAGGCTTTTCCGCTGGCTACCAAAAAG ATGTGTGTGGTGGCATCCTGACGGGCCTCTCGGGGGTCCTCACCAGCCCTGAGTACCCCAACAACTACCCCAACAACATGGAGTGCCACTGGGTGGTCCGGACCACTGGCCCCGCCACTGTCAAGCTGGTGTTCGTGGACTTCCAGGTGGAGGGCAATGAGGAGTGCACCTTTGACTATGTGGCCGTGCTTGGGGGGCCTGGCCCTGCTCACGGGCACCACTACTGTGGCAGCACCAGGCCCCCCACCCTCGTGTCGCTGGGCCATGAGCTGCAGGTGGTCTTCAAGTCTGACTTTAACATTGGAGGACGGGGCTTCAAGGCCTACTACTACTCAG GAGGATGCCAAGAGGTGTACACAGCTGTGCGGGGCAATTTCTCCAGCCCACAGTACCCCCACTCCTACCCCAACAATATCCGGTGCCACTGGATCATTCGCCAGCCCCCTGGCTACAGGGTCAAGGTGTTCTTCCTGGACCTGGAACTGGAGGGGCCCAACAGCCTGACCAGGACCTGTGACTTTGACCATCTGGCAGCCTTCGATGGGGCCAGTGAGGAGGCACCcctgctggggagctggtgtGGCCACCATCTGCCACCACCAATCACATCAAGGCACAACCAGCTCCTGCTTCTGCTGCACACAGACCGCAGCACCACCCGCAGGGGCTTCTCGGTGGCCTACATTGGAG tCGTGCCCGTGAATGTGAGTTGCTCCCGCACGGACTTCCAGATCCTGATCTCGGCGCAGGCACTGGCCCCACTGGAGCGGACCAAGGTCTACCTGGGCAGCCGGAGCTGTACTGCCCAGGAAGTCGGCAGCACCTTCCGGATCCAGGCCCGCTTTGACACCTGTGGCACTGAGTCTCAG AGAAGGAATCACACTTCAGTGATTGTCAGCATGCTGTACATCGACTTCTCAGCTGGCGGGCAGGAGGATATCCATGAGTATGAGGTCCGCTGCAAGCCACGGCGCAAGGAGGCTTCTGTCCACCTGCTGTCCGGCTCCGACTGGCTGGGGCCCTATGCTGCCACTGCTGAGCACCTTCAGGAAGCGCCACCCAGGGATGAGGCAGAGGCACTGGAGGGTCCCATAGCCATGGTAGCCCAGGACCCCAGTGACATCGTCTTCCTGGGCCTTTGCATCCTGGCCGGAGTCCTCATGGTTATTGCCATTGTGGTCCTGATGCTGCTGTGA